A window of the Desulfopila inferna genome harbors these coding sequences:
- a CDS encoding hybrid sensor histidine kinase/response regulator: protein MQIEDDEILQGFIEESLEHLADIENDLLAIEEAGANIDEDLVNKVFRAAHSIKGGAGFMGLNGIQELSHAMENVLGMIRGKKLIPTPQIINILLLSSDQLRGMIEDIQNSNDVDIFTHLEPLNAIAAGTYNPDSSPSPKKRAAASAVDDQSTTETEPLPQKKTVLQENAGVQSVLTDQPSRQMEASRSEDEITAAQASEKQDDETVDNREPALYNSPQLETASVNAESLAQESSFHKNKSQGETSLRVHVSLLDQLMNLAGELVLSRNQLLQTIGSEDYRNAETVGQRIDLITSELQEAIMLTRMQPIGNVFNKFPRVVRDLSGKLDKKIDLTIVGKDVELDKTIIEAINDPLTHLVRNSVDHGIEMPDERKKRGKSENGLVILKAYHEAGQVVIEISDDGKGLDGEVLAAGAVKKGLLTPEQVQVMSDKEKVNLIFLPGFSTAEKVTDVSGRGVGMDVVKTNLDKLGGHVDIISEVGRGTTISIKLPLTLAIIPCQIIMTGGERYAIPQVNLEELLRIPAGQVKERIERVGNAEVVRLRGNLLPLIRLADVIGIERTFFDEEEGIVKPDRRKMISDRRSPEHPAFRDKGDSKRVESTDDDSRQGRSGKDRRYSASSALNIVVVSTGAMKYGLIVDKLQDSEEIVIKPLGRHLQQCKGYAGATIMGDGRIALILDVGNLARMAKLTSIDGTDRAGEVAIAQEESIRAKMDKQSLLIFRSSEQEQFAVPLNQVERIEKIKRSDIEELGGKRVMQYRGGSLSLLTIDDVAMVQPLADYDNLLVIVFNIRKRTVGLLAIGPIDAIEIAVEIDDVTLRQSGIMGSAIIAKHTTMLVDVFDIVQTVFPEWFENQLVFEAAGGPEQLPPTLLIAEDSNFFRNQVKSYLTEAGFAVIEAEDGQIAWELLQEHADDITMIVTDIEMPNMDGFQLTEKIKTDPRYSHFPVIALTTLAGEEDVARGKAVGIDEYHIKLDKERLMACVHDYVKRYH from the coding sequence ATGCAGATTGAAGATGATGAAATACTACAGGGTTTTATTGAAGAATCTTTAGAGCATCTGGCCGATATCGAAAATGATCTTCTGGCTATTGAAGAAGCAGGGGCCAACATTGATGAAGATCTTGTAAACAAGGTATTTCGAGCTGCACACTCCATCAAGGGCGGTGCGGGTTTCATGGGTTTAAACGGCATCCAGGAACTCTCCCATGCCATGGAAAACGTGCTCGGAATGATCCGTGGCAAAAAACTCATTCCAACTCCTCAAATAATTAACATTCTCCTCCTGAGTTCAGATCAGCTTCGGGGAATGATTGAAGACATCCAAAATTCCAATGATGTCGATATATTTACCCATTTGGAACCGCTCAATGCCATTGCCGCCGGCACTTATAATCCTGATTCCTCGCCATCGCCGAAAAAAAGAGCTGCGGCATCCGCTGTTGACGACCAATCGACAACGGAAACAGAGCCGCTGCCGCAAAAGAAAACTGTCCTCCAGGAAAACGCAGGGGTCCAGTCCGTTCTTACTGATCAACCATCCCGGCAAATGGAAGCTTCTCGCAGTGAAGATGAAATTACCGCTGCTCAGGCCTCTGAAAAACAGGATGATGAGACAGTCGACAACAGGGAACCTGCTTTATACAATTCTCCGCAATTAGAGACTGCCTCGGTGAATGCAGAGAGTTTGGCTCAGGAATCGTCCTTTCACAAAAACAAAAGCCAGGGGGAGACCTCGCTGCGAGTTCATGTGAGTCTTCTGGATCAACTCATGAACCTTGCCGGAGAACTGGTGTTAAGCAGAAACCAACTCCTGCAGACTATCGGCTCGGAGGATTATCGCAATGCCGAGACGGTCGGTCAAAGAATAGACCTGATAACCTCGGAGCTGCAGGAAGCTATAATGCTGACGCGAATGCAGCCTATAGGTAATGTCTTCAACAAATTTCCCCGTGTGGTCAGGGATCTCTCCGGCAAACTCGACAAAAAGATAGATCTCACTATCGTCGGCAAGGATGTTGAGCTGGATAAAACCATCATCGAGGCGATAAACGATCCACTCACCCATCTTGTCCGTAACTCGGTAGATCATGGCATTGAAATGCCCGACGAGAGGAAGAAGCGGGGAAAATCGGAAAATGGACTGGTTATCCTCAAGGCCTATCATGAAGCCGGACAGGTTGTCATAGAAATCAGTGACGACGGCAAAGGGCTCGATGGTGAAGTTTTGGCGGCAGGCGCCGTCAAAAAAGGGTTGCTCACCCCGGAACAGGTTCAGGTCATGTCTGACAAGGAGAAGGTTAACCTTATCTTTCTCCCTGGATTTTCAACAGCCGAGAAAGTTACCGACGTATCCGGCCGTGGAGTCGGCATGGATGTGGTTAAGACGAATCTGGATAAACTCGGCGGGCATGTGGACATCATCTCCGAGGTGGGCAGGGGCACCACGATTTCCATTAAACTGCCGCTCACTCTGGCGATAATCCCCTGCCAGATAATCATGACCGGCGGCGAGAGATATGCCATTCCGCAGGTGAATCTGGAAGAGCTGCTGCGCATTCCTGCCGGCCAGGTCAAAGAAAGAATAGAGCGCGTCGGTAATGCCGAAGTAGTAAGGCTGCGCGGTAATCTTCTTCCTCTTATCAGATTAGCCGATGTCATCGGTATCGAAAGAACGTTCTTTGATGAAGAAGAAGGCATAGTCAAGCCGGACAGGAGAAAAATGATTTCCGACCGCAGGAGCCCGGAGCATCCAGCCTTCAGAGACAAAGGTGATTCAAAAAGAGTAGAATCCACAGATGATGATTCCCGGCAAGGCCGGAGCGGCAAAGACAGAAGGTATTCCGCTTCGAGTGCCCTTAATATCGTGGTTGTTTCCACCGGTGCCATGAAATATGGCTTGATTGTCGATAAGCTGCAGGACTCCGAAGAAATAGTCATCAAACCACTGGGCAGGCACCTGCAGCAATGTAAAGGATATGCCGGTGCGACGATAATGGGCGATGGCCGCATTGCTCTCATACTTGATGTCGGCAACCTTGCCCGTATGGCCAAACTGACCTCAATTGACGGCACCGACAGGGCCGGCGAAGTAGCTATAGCCCAGGAAGAATCCATTCGCGCCAAGATGGACAAACAGTCACTGCTGATATTCAGAAGCTCGGAGCAGGAACAGTTTGCCGTTCCGCTGAATCAAGTTGAAAGAATTGAGAAAATCAAACGTTCGGACATTGAGGAACTCGGCGGCAAAAGGGTTATGCAGTATAGAGGCGGCAGCCTTTCCCTGCTTACTATTGACGATGTTGCCATGGTTCAACCGCTGGCCGACTATGATAATCTTCTGGTGATAGTCTTCAATATTCGTAAAAGAACCGTGGGACTGCTCGCCATCGGTCCCATTGATGCCATAGAGATAGCTGTGGAAATAGATGATGTCACCCTGCGGCAGTCCGGTATAATGGGTTCCGCCATCATCGCCAAACATACAACTATGCTGGTCGATGTTTTTGATATCGTCCAGACTGTTTTTCCGGAATGGTTTGAGAACCAGCTGGTATTCGAAGCCGCAGGTGGTCCTGAACAGCTGCCCCCTACTCTGCTCATCGCCGAAGATTCCAATTTTTTCAGAAATCAGGTCAAAAGCTATTTGACTGAGGCAGGATTTGCAGTAATCGAGGCTGAAGACGGACAGATTGCCTGGGAACTTCTGCAGGAGCATGCCGATGACATAACCATGATAGTCACTGATATTGAAATGCCCAATATGGATGGATTTCAGCTGACCGAAAAAATCAAGACTGACC